In the Elioraea tepida genome, one interval contains:
- a CDS encoding ABC transporter ATP-binding protein, with protein sequence MGGGEEASAPTAGAPVPTHGAGARTPILSLRGVSREFRKPFDLAARLARRLGADIREEVVHAVDRVDLDIFAGEVVGLVGESGCGKSTLGRMVAGILPPTSGTIFWKGRDRASFPPGEAKAAKLAVQMIFQDPYASLNPRLRVGEIIGEAPLVHGLVPAAELEAYVDEQMRRAGLDPAFKRRYPHQFSGGQRQRIGIARALAVGPEFLVCDEAVAALDVSIQAQILNLFMDLRRELGLTYLFISHDLGVVEHLSDRVVIMYLGRVVESAPAEEVFARPNHPYTQALLAEVPRISNRKRAFAGVKGEIPSPLAPPAGCHFHPRCSHAMPICREAAPPLREVAPGHLSACHLNDRPAV encoded by the coding sequence ATGGGAGGGGGCGAGGAGGCGAGCGCGCCGACGGCCGGCGCGCCGGTTCCCACCCACGGCGCGGGCGCGCGCACGCCGATCCTTTCGCTGCGCGGCGTGAGCCGCGAGTTCCGCAAACCGTTCGACCTCGCCGCGCGGCTCGCGCGGCGTCTCGGCGCGGACATCCGCGAAGAAGTCGTGCATGCGGTCGATCGCGTCGATCTCGATATCTTCGCGGGCGAGGTCGTCGGCCTGGTCGGCGAAAGCGGCTGCGGCAAGTCCACGCTCGGGCGGATGGTGGCGGGAATCCTTCCCCCCACATCCGGAACGATCTTCTGGAAGGGGCGTGACCGGGCCTCGTTCCCTCCGGGAGAGGCGAAGGCCGCGAAGCTCGCCGTGCAGATGATCTTCCAGGACCCCTATGCGAGCCTCAACCCGCGGCTTCGGGTCGGCGAGATCATCGGCGAGGCGCCGCTGGTGCACGGGCTCGTCCCCGCCGCTGAGCTCGAGGCGTATGTCGACGAGCAGATGCGCCGCGCCGGGCTCGACCCCGCCTTCAAGCGTCGCTATCCGCACCAGTTCTCGGGCGGCCAGCGCCAGAGGATCGGGATCGCGCGGGCGCTCGCGGTCGGGCCCGAGTTCCTCGTCTGCGACGAGGCGGTGGCGGCGCTTGATGTCTCGATCCAGGCGCAGATCCTCAACCTGTTCATGGATCTGAGGCGCGAGCTCGGCCTCACCTATCTCTTCATCAGCCACGACCTCGGCGTGGTCGAGCACCTCTCAGACCGGGTCGTGATCATGTATCTCGGCCGGGTGGTGGAGAGCGCTCCGGCCGAGGAGGTGTTCGCGCGCCCGAACCACCCCTACACGCAGGCGCTGCTCGCCGAGGTGCCGCGAATCAGCAACCGGAAGCGCGCCTTCGCTGGAGTGAAAGGGGAGATCCCGTCGCCGCTCGCTCCTCCTGCCGGCTGCCACTTCCACCCGCGCTGCTCCCACGCCATGCCGATCTGCCGCGAGGCGGCCCCGCCGCTTCGCGAGGTCGCGCCAGGGCACCTCAGCGCCTGCCATCTGAACGACCGCCCCGCGGTCTGA